Part of the Yersinia hibernica genome, TGTGCCAGCATCACAAAGGCTTTCAGCAACTTAATATTCATATTTTCATTCCCATTGGTAATCAATAAAGGAAAATAATTCATTATAAAGTTATCAATACGGCTGCTGTAATAGCAATAGTAAAAATCAACAGTGGGCATCCGGGAGAAGAGTATGACTGAGTCATCATTGATACGTGCAGCAACCGTGCAATTCCAGCATCAGGCCAACAACAAGCCCTATAACCTGTTCGTTATTGAGAAGTTTATTGAGCAGGCCGCCGGGCAAAATATCAACATATTGGTGTTCCCGGAGATGTGTATTACCGGATATTGGCATGTGCCTAAATTGACTGCGCCACAAGTGACAGCGCTGGCTGAGCCTATTGAAAGTGGCCCATCCATTGCTTTAGTGCGGGCTTTAGCCGTGAAACATCAAATGTTGATTGGTGTCGGGCTGATTGAACTGGCTGATGATGGGCGACTGTATAATGCCTATGTGGCCTGCATGCCAGATGGCAGTTATCACACCCATCGCAAGTTGCATGCTTTTGAACATCCAGCCATTAGCAGCGGTGATTCTTACACGGTGTTTGCTACGCCATGGGGGGTAAAAGTCGGGATTCTTATCTGCTGGGATAATAATTTGGTCGAGAATGTTCGTGCCACCACCTTGCTCGGTGCCGATATATTATTAGCGCCGCATCAAACTGGCGGAACTCACTCCCGCAGCCCTTATGGTATGAAGCCGATTGCACTTGATCTTTGGCAGCAACGTGCTGAAAGGCCAGCGGAAATGACTGCGGCGATCCGCGGGATAAATGGCCGCGAATGGTTAATGCGTTGGCTACCGGCTCGGGCGCATGATAATGGCCTATTTATTCTGTTCAGCAATGGTATTGGAGCCGATGATGATGAAGTTCGCACCGGCAATGCCATGATATTGGATCCCTATGGCCGCATTATCAATGAAACCTGGGTCGCGGCAGACGCTATGGTCTGCGCCGAGTTAGATCTCAGTTTGATTCCACTGAGCACCGGACGGCGTTGGATCTATGGCCGCCGCCCTGAATTGTATTCCATTTTAACCCAGCGCCAAGGCTATGAGCGCGATGCTATTTCAGCGCGCTTTTCGCCTGATATTCCGCCGCTAAAAGGCCGTTAAATTCGCGATAAAGGGGCCAGGCCCGCCAGTTTACCGACGAACGCCGGTGCCAATACTGATACTGGAT contains:
- a CDS encoding nitrilase family protein, which gives rise to MTESSLIRAATVQFQHQANNKPYNLFVIEKFIEQAAGQNINILVFPEMCITGYWHVPKLTAPQVTALAEPIESGPSIALVRALAVKHQMLIGVGLIELADDGRLYNAYVACMPDGSYHTHRKLHAFEHPAISSGDSYTVFATPWGVKVGILICWDNNLVENVRATTLLGADILLAPHQTGGTHSRSPYGMKPIALDLWQQRAERPAEMTAAIRGINGREWLMRWLPARAHDNGLFILFSNGIGADDDEVRTGNAMILDPYGRIINETWVAADAMVCAELDLSLIPLSTGRRWIYGRRPELYSILTQRQGYERDAISARFSPDIPPLKGR